The Seriola aureovittata isolate HTS-2021-v1 ecotype China chromosome 2, ASM2101889v1, whole genome shotgun sequence genome has a segment encoding these proteins:
- the LOC130182424 gene encoding uncharacterized protein LOC130182424: MGVIISRIFSRFTSKTPVRILMVGLDGAGKTTLLYKLKLAEVVTTIPTIGFNVETVEYNNISFTVWDVGGQTVIRPLWRHYYTNTQGLIFVVDSNDPERIKEAGDELHRMLEEDELRGVAVLVFANKQDLPRAMSVIDVTTALGLSAISQPWYVQSSCAVSGTGLVEGLDWLSHRILKQ, encoded by the exons ATGGGCGTCATCATCTCACGAATCTTCTCCAGGTTCACCTCCAAGACACCCGTCCGGATTTTAATGG TGGGTCTGGATGGAGCAGGTAAAACCACACTGCTGTACAAACTGAAGCTGGCCGAGGTCGTCACCACCATCCCAACCATTG gTTTTaatgtggagacagtggagtATAATAACATCAGTTTCACAGTTTGGGATGTTGGTGGTCAGACTGTCATCAGGCCTCTGTGGAGACATTACTACActaacacacag GGTTTGATATTTGTGGTCGACAGCAACGACCCCGAGAGGATTAAAGAGGCTGGAGACGAGCTGCACAGGATG TTGGAGGAGGACGAGCTGAGAGGCGTGGCCGTTCTGGTTTTCGCTAACAAGCAGGATTTGCCCAGAGCCATGTCCGTCATTGATGTCACCACGGCCCTGGGCCTATCAGCGATCTCACAGCCG tggTATGTCCAGTCGTCCTGTGCCGTCAGTGGTACAGGTCTGGTCGAGGGTCTGGACTGGCTCTCCCACCGGATCCTGAAGCAGTAG